The Choloepus didactylus isolate mChoDid1 chromosome 13, mChoDid1.pri, whole genome shotgun sequence genome contains a region encoding:
- the PCDHB5 gene encoding protocadherin beta-5, whose product METALAKTSQKRQVVFLAVLLLLWEAGCESVRYSMPEETESGSFVANLAKDLELRVGELATRGARIHYKGNKQLLQLDIKTGNLLVYEKLDREVLCGATEPCILHFQLLLENPVQFFQGDLQLTDINDHSPEFLESEMLLKIAESAQPGSVFPLKTAHDFDIGSNTVQSYTIRPNSHFHVLTHNRGDGRKYPELVLDKALDREEHPELSLTLTALDGGAPPRSGTTTVRVVVLDNNDNAPEFLQSVYEVQVLENIPLNSLVVAVSARDLDAGTYGSVAYTLFQGDDVTQPFVIDETTGEIRLKRTLDFEATRYYNVEIVATDGGGLSGKCTVAVQVVDVNDNVPELIMTTLTSPTPENSPETVVAVFSVSDPDSEDNGRMICSIQNDLPFLLKPTFKNFYTLVTERPLDRESRAEYNITITVTDLGTPRLKTEHNITVLVADVNDNAPNFTQTSYTLFVRENNSPALHIGSVSATDRDSGTNAQVTYSLLPPQDAHLPLASLVSINADNGHLFALRALDYEALQAFEFRVGAADAGSPALSSEALVRVVVVDDNDNSPFVLYPLQNGSAPCTELVPRAAEAGYLVTKVVAVDGDSGQNAWLSYQLLKATEPGLFGVWAHNGEVRTARLLSDRDAPKHRLVVLVKDNGEPPLSASVTLHVLLVDGFSQPYLPLPEAAPDEAQADSLTVYLVIALASVSSLFLFSVLLFIAVRLCGRRRTASGGRCSVPSGHFPGHLVDVSGTGTLSQSYQYEVCLTGGSRTNEFKFLKPIIPNLQPQSTGKEIEENAPFQNSFGFD is encoded by the coding sequence ATGGAGACAGCGCTAGCAAAAACGTCACAGAAAAGGCAAGTTGTCTTTCTTGCTGTACTGTTGCTTTTGTGGGAGGCTGGCTGTGAGTCAGTTAGGTATTCCATGCCAGAAGAAACGGAAAGCGGCTCCTTTGTGGCCAACCTGGCAAAAGACCTGGAACTCAGGGTGGGGGAACTGGCCACTCGGGGCGCGCGAATCcattacaaaggaaacaaacagcTCTTGCAGCTAGATATAAAGACCGGGAATTTGCTTGTATATGAAAAACTAGACCGGGAGGTACTGTGCGGGGCAACAGAACCCTGTATACTGCATTTCCAACTATTACTGGAAAACCCGGTGCAGTTTTTTCAAGGTGATCTGCAGCTCACGGATATAAATGACCATTCCCCAGAGTTCCTAGAGAGTGAAATGCTCCTTAAAATCGCAGAGAGCGCCCAGCCAGGGAGCGTGTTTCCTTTGAAAACAGCTCATGACTTTGACATAGGTAGCAACACTGTTCAGAGCTACACAATCCGCCCCAACTCCCATTTTCATGTTCTCACTCATAATCGAGGAGATGGCAGAAAATACCCGGAGCTGGTGCTGGACAAAGCGCTGGATCGAGAGGAGCATCCCGAGCTCAGTTTAACCCTTACAGCGCTCGATGGTGGGGCTCCGCCTAGGTCCGGAACAACCACAGTCCGCGTTGTCGTCTTGGACAATAACGATAACGCCCCTGAGTTTTTACAGTCGGTCTATGAAGTGCAGGTCCTCGAGAATATTCCCCTCAACTCCTTGGTGGTCGCTGTCTCCGCCCGAGATTTAGATGCAGGAACATATGGGAGTGTAGCCTATACACTATTCCAAGGCGACGATGTTACTCAACCATTTGTAATAGACGAAACTACTGGAGAAATCCGTCTAAAAAGGACATTGGATTTTGAGGCAACTCGATATTATAACGTAGAAATTGTAGCCACAGACGGCGGAGGCCTTTCAGGAAAATGTACTGTAGCTGTACAGGTGGTGGATGTGAACGACAACGTCCCTGAACTGATCATGACCACACTCACCAGCCCTACCCCAGAAAATTCCCCTGAGACTGTAGTTGCTGTTTTCAGTGTTTCTGATCCAGACTCCGAGGACAATGGTAGGATGATTTGCTCCATCCAGAACGATCTCCCTTTTCTCCTGAAACCCACATTCAAGAATTTCTATACCCTAGTGACAGAGAGGCCTCTGGACAGAGAGAGCAGAGCCGAGTACAACATCACCATCACCGTCACTGACTTGGGTACCCCCAGGCTGAAAACTGAGCACAACATAACCGTGCTGGTCGCGGACGTCAATGACAACGCGCCGAACTTCACCCAAACCTCCTACACCCTGTTCGTCCGAGAAAACAACAGCCCCGCCCTGCACATCGGCAGCGTCAGCGCCACTGACAGAGACTCGGGCACCAACGCCCAAGTCACCTACTCGCTGCTGCCGCCCCAGGACGCGCACCTCCCCCTCGCCTCCTTGGTCTCCATCAACGCCGACAACGGGCACCTGTTCGCGCTCAGGGCCCTGGATTACGAGGCCCTGCAAGCGTTCGAGTTCCGCGTGGGCGCGGCCGACGCGGGCTCCCCGGCGCTGAGCAGCGAGGCGCTGGTGCGCGTGGTGGTCGTGGACGACAACGACAACTCGCCCTTCGTGCTGTACCCGTTGCAGAACGGCTCTGCGCCCTGCACAGAGCTGGTGCCCAGGGCGGCCGAGGCGGGCTACCTGGTGACCAAGGTGGTGGCGGTGGACGGCGACTCGGGCCAGAACGCCTGGCTGTCCTACCAGCTGCTCAAGGCCACGGAGCCCGGGCTGTTCGGCGTGTGGGCGCACAACGGCGAGGTGCGCACCGCCAGGCTGCTGAGCGACCGCGACGCGCCCAAGCACAGGCTCGTCGTGCTGGTCAAGGACAACGGCGAGCCGCCGCTCTCGGCCAGCGTCACGCTGCACGTGCTGCTGGTGGACGGCTTCTCCCAGCCCTACCTGCCGCTCCCGGAGGCGGCCCCGGACGAGGCCCAAGCCGACTCGCTCACCGTCTACTTGGTCATTGCCTTGGCCTCGGTCTCGTCGCTCTTCCTGTTCTCGGTGCTGCTGTTCATCGCGGTGCGGCTGTGCGGGAGGCGCAGGACGGCCTCGGGTGGTCGCTGCTCGGTGCCTTCGGGTCACTTTCCGGGCCACTTGGTGGACGTCAGCGGCACCGGGACCCTGTCCCAGAGCTACCAGTATGAGGTATGTCTGACAGGAGGCTCCAGGACAAATGAATTCAAATTTCTGAAACCGATTATCCCCAACCTCCAACCCCAGAGCACTGGCAAAGAAATTGAGGAAAATGCCCCCTTCCAGAACAGCTTTGGATTTGATTAG
- the PCDHB4 gene encoding protocadherin beta-4 gives MDFMHSDSNMKTQKRIQPNRQVMAFILVVILSRACSEPIRYSVLEETESGSFIAHLTEDLGLGSGELAARSARLVSDDDKQRLQLDRQSGDLLLREKLDREELCGPIEPCVLHFQVFLETPVQFFQGELLIQDINDHSPVFPDREMLLKIPENSQPGNIFPLKLAQDLDVGSNGLQTYTVSPDSHFHILTRNHSDSKKYPDLVQAKLLDREEQDEYSLTLMALDGGSPPRSGTLMIRIQIMDVNDNAPEFVHSPYKVQVLENTPLGSPVVSVLARDVDAGNFGSVSYGLFQATDEIKQTFSINEVTGEIQLTNKLDFEKIKTYHVEIEATDGGGLSGKGTVIIEVVDVNDNAPELTVSSLTGSIPENAPETVVSIFRIRDRDSGNNGKMICSIPDNLPFILKPTFKNFYTLVTERPLDREKRAEYNIPITITDLGTPRLKTEHNITVRVSDVNDNAPIFTQTSYTLFVRENNSPALHIGSVSATDRDSGTNAQVTYSLLPPQDAHLPLASLVSINADNGHLFALRALDYEALQAFEFRVGAADAGSPALSSEALVRVVVVDDNDNSPFVLYPLQNGSAPCTELVPRAAEAGYLVTKVVAVDGDSGQNAWLSYQLLKATEPGLFGVWAHNGEVRTARLLSDRDAPKHRLVVLVKDNGEPPLSASVTLHVLLVDGFSQPYLPLPEAAPDEAQADSLTVYLVIALASVSSLFLFSVLLFIAVRLCGRRRAASVPEGHFPGHLVDVSGTGTLSQSYQYEVCMTGDSRTGEFKFLKPIFPNLLAQDTGRQMEENPNCRNSFVFS, from the coding sequence ATGGATTTTATGCACTCGGATTCCAACATGAAGACTCAAAAGAGAATTCAACCAAACAGGCAAGTGATGGCTTTTATTTTGGTGGTGATTTTGTCTAGGGCTTGCTCCGAGCCTATTCGTTATTCTGTGCTGGAAGAAACAGAGAGCGGCTCCTTTATAGCCCATCTAACCGAGGACCTGGGCCTGGGATCTGGGGAGTTGGCCGCCAGGTCGGCCCGGTTGGTTTCTGACGATGACAAGCAGCGTTTGCAGCTGGACCGTCAGAGTGGAGATTTGCTTCTGAGGGAGAAACTAGATCGGGAAGAGTTATGTGGTCCTATTGAACCATGTGTATTGCATTTCCAAGTGTTTCTGGAAACACCAGTGCAATTTTTTCAAGGAGAATTATTGATCCAAGACATAAATGACCATTCTCCAGTATTCCCTGATAGGGAAATGCTGTTGAAAATACCGGAAAACAGCCAGCCAGGGAATATATTTCCGTTGAAATTAGCTCAGGATTTGGATGTGGGCAGCAATGGTCTTCAAACATACACGGTCAGCCCTGATTCTCATTTTCACATTCTCACTCGAAATCATAGTGACAGCAAGAAATACCCAGATTTGGTGCAAGCCAAACTGCTGGATCGAGAGGAACAGGATGAGTACAGCTTAACTCTAATGGCTCTGGACGGCGGGTCTCCACCTAGGTCTGGGACTCTCATGATCCGAATCCAAATAATGGATGTCAATGATAATGCTCCTGAGTTTGTGCACTCGCCATATAAGGTGCAGGTCCTGGAAAACACCCCTCTAGGCTCCCCAGTAGTTAGTGTCTTGGCTAGGGATGTAGATGCTGGAAACTTCGGGAGTGTTTCTTATGGCTTGTTCCAAGCAACAGATGAAATTAAACAAACTTTCTCAATAAATGAAGTAACAGGAGAAATTCAACTGACAAATAAATTGgattttgagaaaattaaaacttaCCATGTGGAAATTGAGGCTACAGATGGAGGGGGTCTATCTGGGAAAGGCACTGTTATCATAGAGGTGGTGGATGTGAACGACAACGCCCCGGAACTGACCGTATCTTCACTCACCGGCTCCATCCCAGAAAACGCTCCTGAGACCGTAGTCTCTATCTTCCGAATTCGAGATAGAGATTCCGGAAACAATGGAAAGATGATTTGCTCTATTCCAGATAATCTGCCATTCATTCTAAAACCGACTTTTAAGAATTTCTACACCCTGGTAACAGAGCGCCCTCTGGACAGAGAGAAAAGAGCCGAGTACAACATCCCAATCACCATCACTGACTTGGGTACCCCCAGGCTGAAAACCGAGCACAACATAACCGTGCGGGTCTCCGACGTCAATGACAACGCGCCCATCTTCACCCAAACCTCCTACACCCTGTTCGTCCGAGAAAACAACAGCCCCGCCCTGCACATCGGCAGCGTCAGCGCCACTGACAGAGACTCGGGCACCAACGCCCAAGTCACCTACTCGCTGCTGCCTCCCCAGGACGCGCACCTCCCCCTCGCCTCCTTGGTCTCCATCAACGCCGACAACGGGCACCTGTTCGCGCTCAGGGCCCTGGATTACGAGGCCCTGCAAGCGTTCGAGTTCCGCGTGGGCGCGGCCGACGCGGGCTCCCCGGCGCTGAGCAGCGAGGCGCTGGTGCGCGTGGTGGTCGTGGACGACAACGACAACTCGCCCTTCGTGCTGTACCCGCTGCAGAACGGCTCTGCGCCCTGCACAGAGCTGGTGCCCAGGGCGGCCGAGGCGGGCTACCTGGTGACCAAGGTGGTGGCGGTGGACGGCGACTCGGGCCAGAACGCCTGGCTGTCCTACCAGCTGCTCAAGGCCACGGAGCCCGGGCTGTTCGGCGTGTGGGCGCACAACGGCGAGGTGCGCACCGCCAGGCTGCTGAGCGACCGCGACGCGCCCAAGCACAGGCTCGTCGTGCTGGTCAAGGACAACGGCGAGCCGCCGCTCTCGGCCAGCGTCACGCTGCACGTGCTGCTGGTGGACGGCTTCTCCCAGCCCTACCTGCCGCTCCCGGAGGCGGCCCCGGACGAGGCCCAGGCCGACTCGCTCACCGTCTACTTGGTCATTGCTTTGGCCTCGGTCTCGTCGCTCTTCCTGTTCTCGGTGCTGCTGTTCATCGCGGTGCGGCTGTGTGGGAGGCGCAGGGCGGCCTCGGTGCCTGAGGGCCACTTTCCGGGCCACTTGGTGGACGTGAGCGGCACCGGAACCCTGTCCCAGAGCTACCAGTACGAGGTGTGTATGACTGGAGACTCGAGAACTGGTGAGTTCAAATTCCTAAAGCCAATATTCCCCAACCTCTTGGCTCAGGACACTGGGAGACAAATGGAAGAAAATCCCAACTGCAGGAATAGCTTTGTATTCAGTTAA